One window of Quercus robur chromosome 5, dhQueRobu3.1, whole genome shotgun sequence genomic DNA carries:
- the LOC126726965 gene encoding phosphatidate cytidylyltransferase 2-like has translation MQKDHSTSTPSTPTGRVRNRKRSNEVIPEDSKPNGSHLLVHDRNKYRSMWIRAHSSIWMIGGFMFIVYMGHLYITAMVVVIQIYMAKELFNLLRKSHEDSHLPGFRLLNWHFFFTAMLFVYGRFLSQRLVNTVTTDRFLYQLVSSLFKYHMAICYFLYITGFMWFILSLKKKMYKYQFGQYAWTHMILIVVFAQSSFTVANIFEGIFWFLLPATLIVINDIAAYIFGFFFGRTPLIKLSPKKTWEGFIGASVTTIISAFVLANIMGRFQWFTCPRKDLSNGWLHCDPGPLFKSEQHTLPGWVSQWFPWKEISILPVQWHALCLGLFASIIAPFGGFFASGFKRAFKIKDFGDSIPGHGGITDRMDCQMVMAVFAYIYHQSFVVPQSLSVERILDQILMNLTFEEQHSLYVKLGEILHETLTGES, from the exons ATGCAAAAGGATCATAGTACTAGCACTCCGTCAACTCCTACCGGTCGTGTTCGAAATCGTAAACGCTCAAATGAG GTTATTCCGGAAGATAGCAAACCAAATGGAAGCCATTTGCTTGTTCATGATCGTAATAAATACAGATCAATGTGGATCCGTGCACATTCATCAATTTGGATGATTGGGGGCTTTATGTTTATTGTCTACATGGGTCATCTCTATATTACTGCTATGGTTGTTGTTATTCAAATCTATATGGCCAAAGAGCTGTTCAATCTACTTAGGAAATCTCATGAAGATAGTCATCTCCCGGGATTTAGGCTATTAAATTG GCACTTCTTCTTCACTGCGATGCTATTTGTATATGGCCGCTTTCTGAGTCAACGGCTTGTCAATACCGTGACTACAGATAGATTTTTATATCAGCTTGTGAGCAGCCTTTTCAAGTATCATATGGCCATCtgttatttcttatatattacaG GTTTTATGTGGTTCATTCTTTCATTAAAGAAGAAGATGTACAAGTATCAGTTTGGCCAGTATGCATGGACACACATGATTCTAATTGTTGTGTTTGCACAGTCTTCCTTCACTGTTGCCAACATTTTTGAAGGAATTTTCTG GTTTCTTCTTCCAGCAACTCTTATAGTTATCAATGACATTGCTGCTTATatctttggtttcttttttgggaGAACCCCTTTAATCAAGTTATCTCCAAAGAAAACTTGGGAGGGATTTATTGGAGCATCTGTTACAACTATAATCTCTGCATTTGTG CTTGCAAACATCATGGGTCGTTTTCAGTGGTTTACATGCCCAAGAAAG GATTTATCAAATGGTTGGCTTCACTGTGATCCAGGTCCGTTGTTTAAGTCTGAGCAACATACTTTACCTGGATGGGTTTCTCAATGG TTTCCTTGGAAAGAGATCTCAATTTTGCCAGTTCAATGGCATGCTCTATGTCTTGGCTTGTTTGCATCTATAATAGCACCTTTTGGAGGCTTCTTTGCTAGTGGTTTTAAAAGAGCTTTTAAAATCAAG GATTTTGGTGATAGTATTCCTGGACATGGTGGAATTACAGATAGAATGGACTGCCAG ATGGTGATGGCCGTCTTTGCTTACATCTATCATCAGTCATTTGTTGTGCCACAAAGCCTCTCAGTTGAAAGGATCTTGGACCAG ATATTGATGAACCTTACATTCGAGGAGCAGCATTCTCTATACGTAAAGCTTGGGGAGATCTTGCATGAGACGCTGACCGGAGAGTCATAG
- the LOC126726966 gene encoding alkaline ceramidase, with protein MADGMSSFWGPVTSTIDCCEKNYAYSTYIAEFYNTISNIPCILLALFGLINAIRLRFEKRFTVLHISNMILAIGNMLYHATLQRAQQQSDETPMVWEMLLYMYILHSPDWHYRSTMPTFLFLYGIVFAVVHSFVHLGIGFKVHYGILCLLCIPRMYKYYIYTKDASAKRLAKLYVATLLLGSLCWLCDHLFCKEISSWLINPQGHAIWHVFMGFNSYFANTFLMFCRAQQREWSPKIAYLMGVLPYVKVEKPKAQ; from the exons ATGGCCGATGGAATGTCAAGTTTCTGGGGTCCTGTCACATCCACTATTGATTGTTGTGAGAAGAATTATGCCTACTCAACTTATATTGCGGAATTTTACAACACCATATCAAACATTCCATGCATTCTTTTGGCCCTCTTTGGTCTTATCAATGCTATAAGACTACGATTTGAGAAGAGATTTACTGTTCTTCACATATCTAATATGATACTTGCCATTGGCAACATGTTATACCATGCCACATTGCAACGAGC GCAACAGCAGAGCGATGAAACTCCTATGGTGTGGGAGATGCTACTCTATATGTACATCCTCCACTCACCAGACTGGCACTACCGCAGCACAATGCCTACTTTCCTATTCCTTTATGGTATTGTTTTTGCTGTTGTCCATTCATTTGTCCATCTCGGCATTGGCTTCAAGGTGCATTATGGAATCTTGTGTCTCCTCTGCATTCCCCGAATGTACAAGTATTACATTTACACAAAAGATGCTTCTGCTAAGCGGCTTGCAAAGCTTTATGTGGCAACCCTTCTCCTAGGTAGCTTGTGTTGGCTCTGCGATCATCTTTTCTGCAAGGAGATATCTAGTTGGCTCATTAATCCACAGGGTCATGCCATTTGGCATGTCTTCATGGGTTTCAATTCTTACTTTGCAAACACCTTCTTGATGTTTTGTCGTGCTCAGCAAAGGGAATGGTCTCCAAAAATTGCTTATCTTATGGGTGTCCTACCGTATGTGAAGGTTGAGAAACCAAAAGCCCAATGA